The Boseongicola sp. DNA segment TCACAGAGGAAGTGTGGCTAGACTGGCTCCGTCTTTTGCGATCACGCCGGGTGGGCGTTTCAACCTTCTATCGTTTGATGAACGACCAGGGCAGTGCCGCCAAAGCACTGGAAATATTGCCGGAAATCGCAACCGAAGCGGGCGTTGAGAACTACAGGACCCACGCCTACGATTCTGCATTGAACGAGTGGCGCGCCGCCCAGATGGCTGGTGTCATACCGGTGGCCTATGGCTCGCCTGAATATCCCGCTCACTTGCGCGACATCCCCGATCCTCCGCCGATCCTCTGGACCCTTGGCGACATTTCGCTGCTAAACAATCCAGCCATCGCCCTTGTCGGTGCCCGCAACGCATCGTCCCTCGGCACCCGTATGGCCCGTCGTCTTGCTAATGACCTTGGCAAAGAAGGTTTTGTAATCGCCTCTGGCCTTGCGCGCGGCATTGATACTGCCGCTCATCTGGCGGCGTTGGAAACCGGGACCATTGCTGTGATGGCTGGTGGTGTCGATGTGACCTACCCGGCGGAAAACGCTGTTCTTGCACAGGAAATTCAGGAAAAGGGTCTGTTGATCAGCGAAATGCCTGTTAACACGCGCCCGCAGGCCCGCCACTTTCCCCGCCGCAATCGCATCATCTCGGGGCTCGCTCAGGCGGTGGTGATTGTCGAAGCCGCGGCCAAGTCCGGTAGCCTGATCACAGCCAGAAACGCCCTGGACCAAGGCCGCGATGTTTTGGCTGTGCCCGGTCATCCCTTTGACGCTCGCGCCGCAGGGAATAATATGCTGATCCGCGATGGCGCCACCCTGATCCGCTCGGCCACAGACGTCATCGAAACGTTTTCAAGCACGCCTGACGAAATTCCTGCGCAAGCATCTGAAACTCTGCCAAAACCATCCCGCACAGCGGCTGAGACCCGCGAACTTCACCGCCAGATACTGGATCGTCTTGGAACCACGCCCGTTCCCGAAGATCAGGTGATCCGCGACCTCAATGGAACTGCCAATCAGATCGCCCCCGAGATCCTCACTCTGGAGGTCGAGGGACGGATCAAGCGCAACGCCGGTGGTCTTTTGACACGCACGAACTGAGGCCGCAAAGAAACAGGTCAACACACCTTTTCGCCTCCAAATGCCGAACCGCCGTTGACAACTGCTGAATCCACCCCACATGTTCCGCCGCCAAGGCCCCCTGTTTCCCTGAAAGGTATTTCATGTCCGTCGTCGTGGTTGAATCCCCTGCTAAAGCCAAGACAATAAACAAGTATCTCGGTTCCGATTACACAGTTCTTGCCAGCTACGGACACGTCCGTGACCTTCCCCCGAAGGATGGATCGGTCGATACCGAGAACGAGTTTTCGATGAAATGGGAGGTTGCCAGCGATTCGAAAAAGCACATCAAGGCCATCGCCGATGCCCTGAAAGACGATGGTGAGCTGATACTCGCCACCGACCCCGACCGAGAAGGCGAGGCGATCAGCTGGCATCTGGAAGAGGCGCTTCGTAACCGCAAAGCGATCAAGAAAGACACCCCAGTCAGCCGGGTTGTTTTCAACGCAATCACAAAATCCGCCGTCACCGAAGCGATGCAAAACCCACGCCAGGTTGATCAGGATCTGGTCGAGGCTTATCTGGCCCGCCGCGCGTTGGATTACCTTGTCGGCTTCAACCTGTCCCCCGTTCTGTGGCGCAAGCTGCCGGGCGCGAAATCGGCTGGTCGCGTCCAGTCGGTTTGTCTGCGCCTGATCGTCGAACGCGAGATGGAGATCGAGGTCTTCAACGCACGCGAATACTGGACTGTGAAAGCCATCCTCGAGACACCACGCGGCCAAGCGTTCGAAGCGCGCCTGACAGTCTTGGGCGGCTCGAAGCTGGATAAGTTCGACATCCCGAACGACACAGCTGCCGAACTGGCCGTTAAGGCAATCGAAAGCCGCGATCTGCTAGTCAAATCCGTCGAAGCCAAACCGGCCACGCGAAATCCGTCGCCGCCGTTCATGACTTCGACGCTGCAACAGGAAGCCAGCCGCAAGTTTGGTTTCGGTGCGCGGCAGACAATGCAAGTGGCTCAGCGGCTCTATGAAGCCGGGCACATTACATACATGCGGACCGACGGCATCGACATGGCGCCCGAAGCTGTGATGGCCGCGCGCGATGCGATCAAAGACCGTTACGGCGCGGAATATGTCCCGGACAGCCCGCGGATGTATAAGAACAAGGCAAAGAACGCGCAGGAAGCGCACGAATGTATCCGCCCAACCGAAATGACGGCGGATGCTGAAAAGCTGAAGCTGGCCGACCCGGATCAGCGGAAGCTCTATGAGCTGGTCTGGAAACGCACATTGGCCAGCCAGATGGCCGCCGCCCGGATGGAGCGTACAACGGTCGACATCGCCAGCGGCGATGGGCAGGTTGAACTGCGCGCAACCGGTCAGGTCGTTCTTTTTGATGGCTTCATTCGCGTTTACGAAGAAGGCCGCGACGATCAGGTTGTTGATGACGACGACAAGCGCCTGCCTCAGATCATGCAAGGCGAAGCGACGAAAAAGAACTCGATCTCGCCCGAACAACATTTCACCCAGCCACCGCCGCGTTATACCGAGGCCACGCTGGTCAAACGCATGGAAGAACTTGGGATTGGCCGCCCTTCGACATACGCGTCGATTGTAACGACCATTCAGGATCGCGGCTACGTCCGCAAAGAAAAGAACCGCCTGTTCCCCGAAGACAAAGGCCGCTTGGTCATTGCGTTCCTTGAGAATTACTTCCGCCGCTATGTGGGGTATGATTTTACCGCCAAGTTGGAAGACGAGCTGGACGACATCACGGCAGGCGAACGCGAATGGCAGGATGTTTTGGCGCGTTTCTGGCGAGACTTCAAAGCCGCGATTGAAGAAACATCCGAGCTTCGTATCACCGAAGTTCTTGAAAAAATTAACGAAGTTCTGGAGCCCCACCTATTCCCGCCCACCGAAGATGGCGGCGATCCGCGTCTCTGCCCGAACTGTGGCGCTGGCCGCCTGTCGATGCGCACGGCACGCTCTGGTGGCGCCTTCATTGGCTGCTCAAACTACCCCGAATGCCGCTACACCCGCGCTTTCGGTCCTCCGGGCACCGAAGCAGAAAGCGCCATTCCTCCCGAGGGCAAGAACCTCGGCCAGGACGAAGGCGATAACATCTGGGTGCACAAGGGCCGCTTCGGTCCTTATGTGCAGCGCGGCGAAGTGACCGAAGAGAACAAGAAACCCCCGCGTCAGTCCATTCCGAAGGATTGGCCGCCAGAAGACGTCGAATTGCAACAGGCGCTTAAGCTCTTGTCCCTGCCCCGCAAAATCGGCCCGCACCCCGACGATGGCGTGCCGATCTGGGCCAATATCGGCCGCTATGGCCCCTATCTGAAGTATGCTGAAAGCACATCGGATCGAGGCGGCGTAAACGCCAACCTGGAAGGCATCGAGGAAGTCTGGACCGTTGGCATGAACCGCGCGGTCGAGCTGATCGCCGCAAAAGTCGCATCACGCGGCGGGCGCGGTGCTGCAGCCAAACCCCTGCGCGAATTGGGGGATCATCCCGACAGTGGTGGTCTTGTCGCCATCATGGACGGCAAATACGGGCCTTATGTGAAATGGGAAAAAGTCAACGCGACGTTGCCCAAGGAAACAGACCCCGAAGCCGTAACCATGGAAATGGCGGTTGAGTTGATCACAGCGAAGGCTGGAACCAAGAAAAAAGGCGGGCGGCGCAAGAAAGCGAGCTGATGCTGTCTTTTTAAGAAAATGATCTTGTCGGAAGCCTAACTGGCTTCCGACAGTGCGGCCTCTCTTGGATCGATACCATCCCATGACCCGCAACTATCCAGCAACCGCAGTCGGGTGAACGAACTGTAATCGAACAAAGATTCTTTCTTGTGTTGCTGGATATATTCCGCGTGAACGCCACTTCGATAGGCCGAGGTTGCCATGGTTGCGTCAGATCTCCACACCGAAAAAGTCATGCCCTGACGAGCCTCGGTCGCAGTGAACAGGCTTCGCGCAATATTTGCGTCCAGTGTTCCAAAGTAATCGATCACATGGTCGACTTTTTCCTGAAAGTTTCGAATACGAGCGAACTGGCTTTCATCAATTTTGTCATAACCGGCAGATGTCACGACAGCCAATACCCCACCGGGATCTGCTTCCAACGGTTTCGGCTCCGGGTGCGGCTCATCCTTGGTTGACCAATCCACCTTGCCCCGATGGCTGATGACGGCTGCCAGGGCGTGCCAATGCTCGGCGGTATCCGAAAGAAAAGGCAGGTTCCGCTCTGGTTCCGCGAGCACTTGCTCGGCATCCGATCGGTTTTCATAAAAGCCGACAAAACCCCATTCATTTGCAATGCCGGTCCGTGCGGGGCCCTTGCCCAAGGGTGCATGTGGCCCATAGCGCCACGCCTTCGCAGCAGTCGGTCCCGGCAAAGCACCGTCGTCTGCATAGCTTCGTGCGTTGGAATAATTCACGCGGTGGATGGTCAGCCAGGAGTATCCCATGGTGAAGCCCCTTCAGGTTTTGTTCACAATATCCCGACATCAGGAAATAGAAAGCATATCTGGCGTTGCCGCGCTGCGGCGATTGACTCTGGCCAAGGTCAACGGCACCAGTTCGCCCAAAGATATCATGGGAGAAACGACGCATGAAAAAGGTTTACGGAAGTGCAGCAGAAGCCCTGGATGGCTTGCTGCACGACAGCATGTTTATTGCGGCGGGCGGATTTGGCCTGTGCGGCATTCCAGAACTGCTGATTGACGCTATTGTCGACAGCGGCAAGCAAGACCTGACCATTGCGTCCAACAACTGTGGCGTCGACGGATTTGGGTTGGGCAAACTTCTGGATACCAAGCAGATCAAGAAGATGCTGTCGTCCTATGTGGGTGAAAACGCCGAATTTATGCGCCAGTATCTGTCGGGTGAGTTGGAGTTGGAATTCAATCCTCAGGGCACATTGGCCGAGCGCATGCGGTCGGGTGGCTGCGGGATTCCGGGGCTCTACACCAAAACCGGCGTCGGCACAGTCATTGCCGAAGGCAAAGAGCACAAGGATTTCAACGGTGAGACCTACATTCTGGAAGAAGGCATTTTTGCCGATCTATCGATTGTGAAAGCCTGGAAAGCCGACACCACCGGCAACGCAATATTCCGCAAGACCGCCCGCAACTTTAATCCGCCCGCGGCAATGTGCGGCAAAATTTGCGTGATGGAAGTGGAAGAGATCGTTGAACCGGGCGAACTGGACCCGGATCACATTCACTTGCCCGGCATCTATGTGAACCGCATCATCAAGGGCGATCACGAAAAACGAATTGAACAGCGCACTGTTCGCCAGCGGGAGGAAGCATAATGCCTTGGGATCGCAATGAAATGGCCGCCCGTGCCGCGCAAGAACTTGAAGACGGAATGTATGTAAATCTTGGCATCGGCATTCCGACGCTCGTGGCGAACTATGTTGGCGACAAGGATATCACGCTTCAATCTGAAAACGGTATGCTGGGCATGGGCCCTTTCCCGTTCGAGGGCGAAGAAGACCCGGATCTGATCAATGCTGGCAAGCAAACCATCACCGAACTTCGGCGCGCGGCCTATTTTGACAGCGCTCAAAGTTTTGGAATGATCCGGGGTGGCAAGATCGCAGCGGCCATCCTTGGGGCAATGGAGGTGGATGAGAAAGGTGATCTTGCCAACTGGATGATCCCTGGAAAGCTGGTCAAAGGCATGGGTGGTGCGATGGACCTAGTTGCCGGGGTCGGCCGCGTGATCGTCGTCATGGATCACACCAACAAACATGGCGATTCCAAAGTGTTGAAGGAATGCACTCTGCCGTTGACCGGCAAAGCCGTGGTTGATCTGATCATCACGAACCTTGGCGTTTTAGAGGTTGGTCACAAAGGTCTGCACATCCTCGAATGCGCGCCCGACGTCAGCCATGACGACATCCGGGCCGCCACTGAGGGCACGATTGTCTGACATTGTCGAAAAACACTTCGACGGAAACCGGGGCCGTTTCGTTTTGACGCGAGACGGCCATTTGGCCGAACTAGCCATCTCTATCGCCTCGCCCAGCCTCGTGATTGCGGATCATACCGATGTACCCGATGCCCTGCGCCGGACCGGAGCCGGACGTATATTGGCCGAGGCATTAGTATCCGATGCCAGGGCTGCGGGTTACAAAATTGTCCCGCTTTGCCCGTTCATAAATGCCGAACGGCGCAAGCATCCGGACTGGGCCGATGTGTTCAGCGTTTGACCCCATTGCACAACGCCTGCACAGAATCGCCCCAAAGACTGTTTATTATTTCGAAACAACATCATAATCTCGCCTAAATCTGTCGATAA contains these protein-coding regions:
- a CDS encoding 3-oxoacid CoA-transferase subunit B, producing MPWDRNEMAARAAQELEDGMYVNLGIGIPTLVANYVGDKDITLQSENGMLGMGPFPFEGEEDPDLINAGKQTITELRRAAYFDSAQSFGMIRGGKIAAAILGAMEVDEKGDLANWMIPGKLVKGMGGAMDLVAGVGRVIVVMDHTNKHGDSKVLKECTLPLTGKAVVDLIITNLGVLEVGHKGLHILECAPDVSHDDIRAATEGTIV
- the dprA gene encoding DNA-protecting protein DprA: MAKDFIPSTHPLTPPLTEEVWLDWLRLLRSRRVGVSTFYRLMNDQGSAAKALEILPEIATEAGVENYRTHAYDSALNEWRAAQMAGVIPVAYGSPEYPAHLRDIPDPPPILWTLGDISLLNNPAIALVGARNASSLGTRMARRLANDLGKEGFVIASGLARGIDTAAHLAALETGTIAVMAGGVDVTYPAENAVLAQEIQEKGLLISEMPVNTRPQARHFPRRNRIISGLAQAVVIVEAAAKSGSLITARNALDQGRDVLAVPGHPFDARAAGNNMLIRDGATLIRSATDVIETFSSTPDEIPAQASETLPKPSRTAAETRELHRQILDRLGTTPVPEDQVIRDLNGTANQIAPEILTLEVEGRIKRNAGGLLTRTN
- a CDS encoding 3-oxoacid CoA-transferase subunit A — encoded protein: MKKVYGSAAEALDGLLHDSMFIAAGGFGLCGIPELLIDAIVDSGKQDLTIASNNCGVDGFGLGKLLDTKQIKKMLSSYVGENAEFMRQYLSGELELEFNPQGTLAERMRSGGCGIPGLYTKTGVGTVIAEGKEHKDFNGETYILEEGIFADLSIVKAWKADTTGNAIFRKTARNFNPPAAMCGKICVMEVEEIVEPGELDPDHIHLPGIYVNRIIKGDHEKRIEQRTVRQREEA
- the topA gene encoding type I DNA topoisomerase: MSVVVVESPAKAKTINKYLGSDYTVLASYGHVRDLPPKDGSVDTENEFSMKWEVASDSKKHIKAIADALKDDGELILATDPDREGEAISWHLEEALRNRKAIKKDTPVSRVVFNAITKSAVTEAMQNPRQVDQDLVEAYLARRALDYLVGFNLSPVLWRKLPGAKSAGRVQSVCLRLIVEREMEIEVFNAREYWTVKAILETPRGQAFEARLTVLGGSKLDKFDIPNDTAAELAVKAIESRDLLVKSVEAKPATRNPSPPFMTSTLQQEASRKFGFGARQTMQVAQRLYEAGHITYMRTDGIDMAPEAVMAARDAIKDRYGAEYVPDSPRMYKNKAKNAQEAHECIRPTEMTADAEKLKLADPDQRKLYELVWKRTLASQMAAARMERTTVDIASGDGQVELRATGQVVLFDGFIRVYEEGRDDQVVDDDDKRLPQIMQGEATKKNSISPEQHFTQPPPRYTEATLVKRMEELGIGRPSTYASIVTTIQDRGYVRKEKNRLFPEDKGRLVIAFLENYFRRYVGYDFTAKLEDELDDITAGEREWQDVLARFWRDFKAAIEETSELRITEVLEKINEVLEPHLFPPTEDGGDPRLCPNCGAGRLSMRTARSGGAFIGCSNYPECRYTRAFGPPGTEAESAIPPEGKNLGQDEGDNIWVHKGRFGPYVQRGEVTEENKKPPRQSIPKDWPPEDVELQQALKLLSLPRKIGPHPDDGVPIWANIGRYGPYLKYAESTSDRGGVNANLEGIEEVWTVGMNRAVELIAAKVASRGGRGAAAKPLRELGDHPDSGGLVAIMDGKYGPYVKWEKVNATLPKETDPEAVTMEMAVELITAKAGTKKKGGRRKKAS
- a CDS encoding N-acetyltransferase, whose amino-acid sequence is MTTSGPPLRARLSDIVEKHFDGNRGRFVLTRDGHLAELAISIASPSLVIADHTDVPDALRRTGAGRILAEALVSDARAAGYKIVPLCPFINAERRKHPDWADVFSV